One Candidatus Tanganyikabacteria bacterium DNA window includes the following coding sequences:
- the lipB gene encoding lipoyl(octanoyl) transferase LipB, with the protein MALAIRDLGLLPYEEALALMRDLVGAVARGEAPDTLLVVTHPPVITLGRKRGARANVLAAGDIPVVEVERGGDATYHGPGQIVAYPVVKLAETGRDLHRFLRSLEDAVIRALATLGVAGRREPGLTGVWVGDRKIASLGIAVRNWVTYHGVALNVAPDPGFAAIRACGLDSAVMTSLAEVTGRQWRPDEVKEALVAAMREALEP; encoded by the coding sequence GTGGCGCTGGCGATCCGCGACCTGGGCCTGCTGCCCTACGAGGAAGCGCTTGCCCTGATGCGCGATCTGGTCGGGGCCGTGGCGCGAGGCGAGGCGCCCGACACCTTGCTGGTCGTCACCCATCCGCCGGTCATCACCCTGGGCCGCAAGCGCGGCGCGCGCGCCAACGTGCTGGCCGCCGGGGACATTCCGGTCGTGGAGGTCGAACGGGGTGGCGACGCCACCTATCACGGCCCCGGCCAGATCGTGGCGTATCCGGTCGTCAAGCTGGCGGAGACCGGGCGCGACCTGCACCGGTTCTTGCGTTCCCTGGAGGATGCGGTCATCCGGGCGCTCGCGACCCTGGGCGTGGCTGGCCGGCGCGAGCCGGGCCTGACCGGGGTCTGGGTCGGCGACCGCAAGATCGCGTCCCTTGGCATCGCGGTGCGCAACTGGGTCACGTACCACGGGGTCGCGCTCAACGTGGCGCCCGATCCCGGCTTCGCCGCCATTCGCGCCTGCGGCCTCGACAGCGCGGTGATGACGAGCCTCGCGGAAGTTACCGGCAGGCAATGGCGCCCCGACGAGGTGAAGGAGGCGCTCGTGGCGGCAATGCGGGAGGCCCTGGAGCCATGA